One stretch of Glandiceps talaboti chromosome 7, keGlaTala1.1, whole genome shotgun sequence DNA includes these proteins:
- the LOC144437178 gene encoding ankyrin repeat and SAM domain-containing protein 6-like produces the protein MVEVIDECVCRLLVACEQGDLTTVQTLLDQDLAVDTVDEEGSSLLQIAAGNGHEALARFLIMRGARIDLQNSYGWTALMQASRTGNHKVVALLLQNKVDPNVKNKLGITALTIAARGGHTQVVRMLLDVPGIEVSDSSQTMSPLVVAAQYGHDTVVRLLLDKGAEVNYKDERTGWSVLMVSAVNGHMTTAQILVDRGCDPNQTNILDKTALAIAIQSGKRSREVRGYLDRKTTNKPKLELEDTKPDILEAAKSGNIRRIREVIQDDPKAADTVGEDGGTPLMFAAMKGRLDIVEMLVQCGADVNRQDTASGWTALMQATYYGKREAAKYLINQGADVNIQAKDGCTAFDLAVLIDDADTTELVRLLASVGMKVNKPQRGRSSTMPWSSKSKSSDNLNADGEPPKSGLKAWWSRMSNRFRNLKLTSTFRARFSSNRLQPFHDENTDKDATLKRSDKSSRSNTDSQLDDRDRRLTSPKKSASVDSGLDNSHGSKALYTLSLASPTAKLPNEKLMPVVPPFLPPPSFELSNTDRPRMLSSDSKSGSRRLVQSGKFSGMSRTMTSPRSPSDSVNFGYYSSSPNSSNGAGAVGRLFTASHRSHPMYRRHTFDPSVTRPRPISYPTSAFMSAPSAVNDTSSRSKKRLAKAQIHAASSNSSTTSSSLTPSRPHHHHSGASQTSTTPTLTPSHSPDPKGHFGSTVSSSSFSSSSHRQKNTSSSSGISEDDELSLLLKRLSLERYTPIFEEQEVDMEAFLTLTDEDLKELGISHIEPRRQILGAITELNSGKGREREFLRTTLTNFRPSDFHQ, from the exons ATGGTGGAAGTCATTGATGAGTGTGTTTGTCGACTTTTGGTTGCCTGCGAACAGGGGGACTTGACTACCGTCCAGACGCTGCTCGACCAGGATTTAGCTGTAGACACAGTTGATGAGGAAGGATCGTCGTTACTTCAAATAGCTGCTGGAAATGGCCACGAAGCTCTCGCCCGATTTCTCATCATGCGAGGAGCTCGCATCGATCTTCAAAACTCGTACGGTTGGACAGCACTCATGCAAGCTTCACGAACAGGAAATCATAAAGTTGTCGCGTTATTACTACAAAACAAAGTTGATCCGAATGTGAAAAATAAACTTGGGATTACAGCTTTGACTATAGCAGCCCGGGGAGGGCACACGCAGGTTGTCAGAATGTTGTTGGATGTACCGGGAATAGAAGTGTCTGACAGCTCGCAGACTATGTCACCCCTTGTAGTTGCTGCACAGTATGGGCATGATACCGTTGTAAGGTTGCTACTTGATAAAGGAGCGGAAGTTAATTACAAGGATGAACGAACAGGTTGGAGTGTTTTGATGGTATCAGCTGTTAATGGCCATATGACAACTGCTCAGATTCTTGTAGACCGTGGCTGTGATCCcaatcaaacaaacatattAGACAAGACTGCCTTGGCCATCGCCATACAATCTGGGAAACGGTCTCGAGAAGTTCGTGGTTACCTTGATAGGAAAACCACTAATAAGCCAAAACTTG AACTTGAAGACACAAAGCCAGATATCTTAGAAGCTGCCAAAAGTG GGAATATCAGGAGAATACGGGAAGTGATTCAGGATGATCCCAAGGCAGCAGACACAGTGGGAGAGGATGGGGGCACCCCTCTAATGTTTGCTGCAATGAAGGGACGTTTGGACATTGTGGAAATGTTGGTCCAGTGTGGAGCTGATGTCAACAGACAAGATACAGCATCAGGCTGGACAGCATTGATGCAGGCCACCTATTATGG AAAAAGAGAAGCAGCCAAGTACTTAATAAACCAAGGAGCAGACGTGAACATTCAGGCTAAGGATGGCTGCACAGCCTTTGATCTAGCAGTACTTATAG ATGATGCTGACACAACTGAATTAGTGAGATTGCTGGCATCTGTAGGTATGAAAGTGAACAAACCTCAGAGGGGGCGCTCTAGCACCATGCCATGGTCCTCAAAGTCAAAAAGCAGTGATAACCTGAATGCTGATGGTGAGCCACCAAAGAGTGGACTCAAG GCATGGTGGTCCAGAATGTCCAACCGATTCCGTAACCTAAAACTAACAAGTACATTCCGTGCCAGATTTTCCTCTAACCGACTTCAGCCATTCCATGATGAAAATACTGATAAAGATGCTACATTGAAAAGATCTGACAAATCGTCACGGTCAAATACAGATAGTCAGCTTGATGATAGAGATAGGAGGTTGACCAGTCCTAAGAAATCAGCCAGTGTTGACAGTGGTTTGGATAACAGTCATGGCAGCAAGGCACTCTATACATTG TCACTAGCATCACCAACAGCAAAGCTTCCCAATGAAAAGTTGATGCCAGTGGTACCACCATTCCTGCCACCACCATCATTTGAACTTAGCAACACTGATAGACCACGTATGCTGTCTTCAGATTCAAAG AGTGGCAGTAGAAGACTTGTCCAGTCTGGTAAATTTTCTGGAATGTCAAGGACCATGACAAGTCCTCGTAGTCCAAGTGATTCAGTTAATTTTGGCTACTATTCATCTAGTCCTAACTCCTCCAATGGTGCAGGGGCTGTTGGTAGGCTATTTACAGCATCACATAGGTCACATCCAATGTACAGAAGACATACATTTGATCCTTCAG TGACAAGACCAAGGCCCATTTCATACCCTACATCAGCTTTCATGTCAGCGCCCTCTGCAGTCAATGATACCAGCAGTAGGAGTAAGAAGAGACTTGCAAAGGCaca AATACATGCTGCAAGTTCCAACTCATCCACCACGTCCAGCTCACTGACTCCATCCAGACCACATCACCATCATAGTGGAGCTTCTCAAACTAGCACCACACCAACTTTGACCCCTTCACATTCCCCTGATCCAAAGGGTCACTTTGGGTCAACTGTCAGCTCATCCAGTTTTTCAAGTTCTTCACATAGACAGAAAAATACAAGTTCTAGCAGTGGGATTAGTGAAGATG ATGAGTTGTCACTTCTCCTAAAAAGACTTTCACTTGAGAGATACACACCTATATTTGAAGAACAAGAG GTTGATATGGAAGCATTCCTGACACTCACAGATGAAGACTTGAAAGAACTCGGCATATCTCACATAGAACCCAGGCGTCAAATATTAGGTGCAATAACTGAACTGAATTCTGGTAAAGGAAGAGAGAGGGAATTCTTACGAACTACCCTTACAAATTTCCGCCCCTCAGACTTCCATCAGTAA